A genome region from Corynebacterium uberis includes the following:
- the nrdI gene encoding class Ib ribonucleoside-diphosphate reductase assembly flavoprotein NrdI, translated as MLVVYFSSATENTRRFVEKLGLPAQRIPLRRSDPELIVNEPYVLICPTYGGGASITHQNSRPVPSQVIRFLNNKHNRSLIRAVVSSGNTNFGTDFGKAGDVISAKCNVPYVYRFELLGTAEDVEILRAGLLENAEDLGLAS; from the coding sequence GTGCTGGTTGTGTACTTCTCCTCCGCAACGGAAAACACCCGCCGCTTTGTTGAGAAGCTCGGCCTGCCCGCACAGCGCATCCCACTGCGTCGCAGCGACCCGGAACTCATAGTCAACGAGCCCTACGTCCTGATCTGCCCCACCTATGGCGGCGGGGCATCCATCACCCACCAAAACTCCCGGCCGGTGCCCTCACAGGTCATCCGCTTCCTCAACAACAAGCACAACCGATCCCTCATCCGGGCGGTTGTCTCCAGCGGAAACACCAACTTTGGCACCGATTTTGGGAAAGCCGGCGACGTCATCTCCGCCAAATGCAACGTCCCCTACGTCTACAGATTTGAACTGCTTGGTACCGCAGAGGACGTAGAAATACTGCGCGCCGGCCTGCTAGAAAACGCCGAAGACCTGGGACTGGCAAGCTAA
- the nrdH gene encoding glutaredoxin-like protein NrdH codes for MAITVYTKPACMQCNATKKALDRAGLDYTLVDISMDEEAREYVLALGYLQAPVVEVDGDHWSGFRPERIRSLSARVA; via the coding sequence ATGGCCATCACCGTGTACACCAAGCCGGCCTGCATGCAGTGCAACGCTACAAAGAAGGCGCTCGACCGCGCCGGCCTGGACTACACCCTGGTGGATATCTCCATGGATGAAGAGGCCCGGGAGTACGTCCTCGCGCTGGGCTACCTGCAGGCCCCGGTCGTCGAGGTGGACGGCGACCACTGGTCCGGCTTCCGCCCGGAGCGCATCCGCTCGCTCAGTGCGCGGGTAGCCTAA
- the ykgO gene encoding type B 50S ribosomal protein L36 yields the protein MKVRKSLRSLKNKPGAQVVRRRGKVYVINKKDPRFKARQG from the coding sequence ATGAAGGTCCGCAAGTCGCTTCGGTCGCTGAAGAACAAGCCGGGCGCCCAGGTTGTGCGTCGCCGCGGTAAGGTCTACGTGATCAACAAGAAGGATCCGCGCTTCAAGGCACGCCAGGGCTAA
- a CDS encoding sugar porter family MFS transporter produces MRSSRHYVATVALVAAFGGLLFGYDTGVMSGALLFLAPDFGLSPSQEGLVTSMLLAGAAVGALGGGAVAEAVGRRMALLGGGVVFVVGSLWCAAAGSVGSMAAARTLLGLAVGGVSIIAPMYIAEMVPPRVRGRLVSLNTLMIVVGQLSAYLVNSSLAHTENWRLMLGLAAVPGLVLALGMVFLPDTPAWYATRGRMDRAAAVAARLGLEVPQPAVKQRRSGSEWAQLRAHPGLAAATGVAVGLGVIQQVTGVNSVIYFAPTMMNKVGLPAQDSVYTSIVIGVVSVAACAVGLRIVDRVGRRRLLIVGLAGNVVSLLALAAGYHAAQNSRAAALAALGAMALFMAFQQAAVSLATWLLISELVPGAVRGLGMGLAGLALWVVNWAVAQFFLPVVQAVGGPATFIGFAGAGVVAVIFVLRLVPETTGRTLDDVTREFMQRYEPQDEPRN; encoded by the coding sequence ATGCGTTCATCCAGACACTATGTGGCCACTGTAGCGCTGGTCGCTGCCTTTGGCGGCCTCCTCTTTGGCTATGACACCGGCGTGATGTCCGGCGCGTTGCTCTTCCTCGCCCCGGACTTTGGGCTCAGCCCCAGCCAGGAGGGGCTGGTGACCTCCATGCTGCTCGCCGGGGCGGCCGTGGGGGCACTCGGCGGTGGCGCCGTGGCAGAGGCCGTGGGCCGCCGGATGGCCCTGCTCGGCGGCGGCGTGGTCTTTGTGGTGGGCTCGCTGTGGTGCGCGGCCGCGGGCTCGGTGGGATCCATGGCGGCGGCACGCACCCTGCTTGGTCTCGCCGTGGGCGGCGTCTCCATCATCGCGCCGATGTACATTGCCGAAATGGTCCCGCCGCGGGTGCGCGGCCGGCTGGTCTCCCTGAACACCCTCATGATCGTGGTGGGCCAACTGTCCGCCTACCTGGTCAACTCAAGCCTGGCGCACACCGAAAACTGGCGGCTCATGCTCGGGCTCGCCGCGGTGCCCGGCCTGGTGCTGGCCCTGGGAATGGTCTTCCTGCCAGACACCCCCGCCTGGTACGCCACCCGCGGGCGGATGGACCGCGCGGCAGCCGTGGCCGCCCGCTTGGGTCTCGAGGTCCCGCAACCCGCCGTGAAGCAGCGCCGCTCCGGCAGCGAGTGGGCGCAGCTGCGCGCCCACCCGGGCCTGGCCGCGGCCACGGGCGTTGCCGTGGGGCTGGGCGTGATTCAGCAGGTCACGGGGGTCAACTCCGTGATCTACTTTGCGCCGACAATGATGAACAAGGTGGGCCTGCCCGCCCAGGACTCCGTCTACACCTCCATAGTCATCGGCGTGGTCAGCGTGGCCGCCTGTGCGGTAGGGCTGCGCATCGTCGACCGCGTCGGGCGCCGCCGCCTGCTCATCGTGGGCCTGGCCGGCAACGTCGTCTCCCTGCTCGCCCTGGCGGCGGGGTATCACGCCGCACAGAACAGCAGGGCGGCCGCCCTGGCCGCCCTGGGGGCAATGGCCCTGTTCATGGCCTTCCAGCAGGCCGCCGTCTCCCTGGCCACCTGGCTGCTCATTTCTGAGCTGGTCCCCGGCGCCGTGCGCGGACTCGGGATGGGACTTGCCGGACTGGCGCTCTGGGTGGTCAACTGGGCCGTCGCGCAATTCTTCCTGCCCGTTGTCCAGGCGGTGGGCGGACCGGCAACGTTCATCGGCTTCGCCGGCGCCGGGGTGGTGGCCGTGATCTTTGTGCTGCGGCTGGTCCCGGAGACCACGGGGCGTACGCTAGACGACGTCACGCGGGAGTTCATGCAGCGATATGAGCCGCAGGATGAACCGCGAAATTAG
- the nadE gene encoding ammonia-dependent NAD(+) synthetase gives MPARTQQDIIAALGTLPRIDAPAQTQARIDFLADYLRATGARGLVLGISGGQDSTLAGRLAQLACQEVDGAEFWAVRLPHGVQADEADAQVALEFIRPDHCVTVNIAEPTAAMGAAVAAALGRERLGDFNLGNVKARQRMIAQYAIAGELGLLVVGTDHAAENVTGFFTKFGDGAADVLPLAGLNKRQGAELLQHLGAPESTWTKVPTADLEDDRPALPDEQALGVTYREIDDFLEGRDVDKQARERIEQLWARGQHKRHLPPGPADTWWR, from the coding sequence ATGCCAGCCCGCACCCAACAGGACATCATCGCCGCCCTGGGCACTCTTCCGCGTATCGACGCCCCCGCTCAGACGCAGGCACGCATCGACTTCCTCGCGGACTATCTGCGCGCCACCGGCGCGCGCGGCCTGGTGCTGGGCATCTCCGGCGGCCAGGATTCCACCCTGGCCGGGCGCCTGGCGCAGCTGGCCTGCCAGGAGGTTGACGGCGCCGAGTTTTGGGCGGTGCGCCTACCCCACGGCGTTCAGGCTGACGAGGCGGACGCCCAGGTGGCCCTGGAGTTCATCCGCCCCGACCACTGCGTCACCGTCAATATCGCCGAGCCCACCGCCGCCATGGGCGCGGCCGTGGCCGCCGCGCTGGGCCGCGAACGGCTGGGCGACTTCAACCTGGGCAACGTCAAGGCCCGCCAGCGCATGATCGCCCAATACGCCATCGCCGGGGAGCTGGGCCTGCTGGTGGTGGGCACCGACCACGCCGCGGAGAACGTCACCGGCTTTTTTACCAAGTTCGGCGACGGCGCAGCCGACGTGCTCCCCCTGGCCGGGCTGAATAAGCGCCAGGGCGCCGAACTCTTGCAGCACCTGGGGGCCCCGGAGTCCACGTGGACGAAGGTCCCCACTGCGGACCTGGAGGACGACCGCCCGGCGCTACCCGATGAGCAGGCCCTCGGCGTCACCTACCGGGAGATTGATGATTTCCTGGAGGGGCGGGACGTCGATAAGCAGGCGCGCGAACGCATCGAGCAACTCTGGGCGCGCGGGCAACACAAGCGCCACCTGCCGCCCGGACCCGCCGATACCTGGTGGCGCTAG
- a CDS encoding fructosamine kinase family protein encodes MGVTFSGDRVIKCPAQAGAARAEAAGLAWLRAASTAVVEVVDVTDTRLTLARVDTVAPTAQAARQAGVQLARIHRAGAAAFGAPPPGWDGPYFIGTQEQACRPDAAWGRFYAQQRVLPFARRAQLPQAVASLVERACAAIEAVGDWGVAPARIHGDLWAGNLLFSASGPVFIDPAAHGGHPVTDLAMLDLFGAPFLPDIFAGYESVATLPDGWRAQIPLHQLHPLAVHALTHGPGYVPDLARAAERTLELLG; translated from the coding sequence GTGGGCGTGACATTTTCCGGCGACCGGGTAATCAAGTGCCCTGCCCAGGCGGGTGCTGCGCGTGCCGAGGCCGCGGGACTGGCGTGGCTGCGCGCCGCAAGCACCGCCGTGGTGGAGGTCGTGGACGTCACGGATACCCGGCTCACCCTCGCCCGGGTGGATACGGTGGCGCCGACGGCGCAGGCGGCGCGGCAGGCGGGCGTCCAGCTGGCGCGGATACACCGTGCGGGCGCTGCGGCGTTCGGTGCGCCGCCGCCGGGCTGGGACGGGCCGTACTTCATTGGCACGCAGGAGCAGGCCTGCCGCCCGGATGCCGCGTGGGGGCGGTTCTACGCGCAGCAGCGGGTGCTGCCCTTTGCGCGCCGCGCCCAACTGCCGCAGGCGGTGGCATCCCTGGTGGAGCGGGCCTGCGCGGCGATCGAGGCGGTGGGGGACTGGGGCGTGGCCCCGGCGCGGATTCATGGGGACCTATGGGCCGGTAACCTGCTGTTTTCTGCCTCGGGTCCGGTGTTTATTGATCCCGCCGCCCACGGCGGCCACCCCGTGACGGACCTGGCCATGCTCGACCTTTTTGGTGCGCCATTCCTCCCGGACATTTTCGCGGGCTATGAGTCGGTGGCCACGCTGCCGGACGGCTGGCGCGCGCAGATCCCCCTCCATCAGCTTCACCCGCTGGCAGTCCACGCCCTGACCCACGGGCCCGGCTACGTGCCGGACCTGGCTCGCGCCGCCGAGCGCACGCTGGAGTTACTGGGCTAG
- a CDS encoding pyridoxamine 5'-phosphate oxidase family protein, translated as MSNYDPENPVTVLSEEESLELLAGESFGRLVVRRASEVDIFPINYVVDGSRAVYFRTAEGAKLFTLSLNSDVLLETDFVDQDNATAWSVVVRGSAVKVDSASEYAHADALPLKPLVPTLKYNYVRVDIEAISGRRFRLGEEPERF; from the coding sequence ATGAGCAACTATGATCCAGAAAACCCCGTGACCGTTCTCAGCGAGGAGGAGTCCCTGGAGCTGCTGGCTGGGGAGAGTTTCGGCCGGCTGGTCGTGCGCCGCGCCAGCGAGGTGGACATCTTCCCCATCAACTACGTCGTCGACGGTTCGCGCGCGGTGTACTTCCGCACAGCGGAGGGTGCGAAGCTGTTTACCCTGAGCCTGAACTCGGACGTGCTGCTAGAGACGGACTTTGTTGATCAGGACAATGCGACGGCCTGGTCGGTGGTGGTCCGCGGCTCGGCGGTGAAGGTCGATTCTGCCAGCGAGTACGCCCACGCCGACGCGCTGCCGCTCAAGCCCCTGGTGCCCACGCTGAAGTACAACTACGTGCGCGTGGATATTGAGGCGATCTCGGGGCGCCGCTTCCGTCTCGGCGAGGAGCCGGAGCGGTTCTAG
- a CDS encoding DsbA family protein: MIAVIAILVAIAAVIAYFMMSNKPEERAIDDAKFTMTQQDNAFVLAADNLKPNTPVVDLYEDYSCTHCAQLHDTDHDDMLNALNDGKLALHIRSLAFMDETDGVDPKEAQTKASHQSLAALLAVAQSGDASLFWNYRDMLFQKQADVYHKFSPEDYAKLAADLGASEEVQQDIKDTKYLPDAQKVYKANGDKMKALGSKISSPTLYVGDKKLDLKKTGMDWISKVIDGKTDIYTDPKEEAAEEAKASEASASAAGEAASAEASAAATTAAQ; the protein is encoded by the coding sequence ATGATCGCCGTCATCGCCATCCTGGTGGCCATCGCCGCGGTGATCGCCTACTTCATGATGAGCAACAAGCCCGAAGAGCGGGCCATCGACGATGCCAAGTTCACCATGACCCAACAGGACAACGCCTTCGTGCTGGCCGCCGATAACCTCAAGCCCAACACGCCCGTGGTGGACCTGTATGAGGACTACTCCTGCACCCACTGCGCGCAGCTGCATGACACCGACCACGATGACATGCTCAACGCCCTCAACGACGGCAAGCTAGCCTTGCACATCCGCTCCCTGGCCTTCATGGATGAGACCGACGGCGTAGACCCCAAGGAAGCGCAGACCAAGGCCTCCCACCAGTCGCTTGCCGCGCTGCTGGCCGTCGCGCAGTCCGGGGACGCCTCGCTGTTCTGGAACTACCGCGACATGCTCTTCCAGAAGCAGGCGGACGTCTACCACAAGTTCTCGCCGGAAGACTACGCCAAGCTTGCCGCTGACCTCGGCGCCAGCGAGGAGGTCCAGCAAGACATCAAGGACACCAAGTACCTGCCGGACGCCCAGAAGGTCTACAAGGCCAACGGCGACAAGATGAAGGCGCTTGGCTCCAAGATTTCCTCCCCGACGCTGTACGTGGGCGACAAGAAGCTCGACCTGAAGAAGACCGGCATGGACTGGATCTCCAAGGTCATCGACGGCAAGACCGACATCTACACCGACCCGAAGGAAGAGGCCGCCGAGGAGGCGAAGGCCAGCGAGGCATCAGCCAGCGCCGCAGGCGAAGCCGCGTCGGCTGAGGCCAGCGCCGCGGCCACCACCGCCGCACAGTAA
- a CDS encoding alanine/glycine:cation symporter family protein: protein MDSIEKLTDFLASITAVVWGPFLLIPLLLGTGLYLTIRLGGLQFRALIRGLKHVFTSEDHADINGDISNYQALTTALAATVGVGNIVGVATALSIGGPGSLLWIWITGLVGMASKYTEAYLGVRFRETDVHGEQSGGPQVYLRRGIPGPVGKVLALAFTIFAVIASFGIGNLTQGNAVATGMKETFGIDPVLTGLILFIGVGAVLLGGIQSIGRITAGFVPMMIVVYVVAGIVVLIMNISQVPAAFGEIFSAAFTGSSAVGGFAGAGIIVAVQMGVARGIFSNESGMGSAAIAAAAARTTHPVRQGLVSMTQTFIDTIIVVSITGLCIVTTGVWDRGRDQAGSMTSEAFATGLPGHWGGTIVSLSVIFFAFSTILGWSYYGERCIVALLGHKASMPYRMVFTLIVFVGATTQLTLAWTFSDLANGLMALPNLVGLIILAGLVARETRSYLTFDPKLSASADEVRGHIAATGMDWK, encoded by the coding sequence ATGGACTCCATTGAAAAACTCACCGACTTCTTGGCCTCCATCACCGCGGTGGTGTGGGGCCCGTTCCTGCTCATCCCGCTGCTTCTGGGCACCGGGCTGTACCTGACCATCCGCCTAGGCGGATTGCAGTTCCGCGCCCTGATCCGCGGCCTCAAGCACGTGTTTACCAGCGAAGACCACGCTGACATCAACGGCGATATTTCCAATTACCAGGCGCTGACTACCGCCCTGGCGGCCACGGTGGGGGTGGGCAACATCGTGGGCGTGGCCACGGCCTTGAGCATCGGCGGGCCCGGTTCGCTGCTGTGGATCTGGATCACCGGACTGGTGGGAATGGCCTCGAAGTACACGGAAGCCTATTTGGGGGTGCGCTTCCGGGAGACGGACGTCCACGGCGAGCAGTCCGGTGGCCCGCAGGTCTACCTGCGCCGGGGCATTCCCGGCCCGGTGGGCAAGGTGTTGGCCCTGGCGTTTACTATCTTTGCCGTCATCGCGTCCTTTGGCATTGGCAACCTGACGCAGGGCAACGCCGTGGCTACCGGGATGAAGGAGACCTTTGGTATCGATCCGGTGCTCACGGGGCTGATCCTGTTCATCGGTGTGGGCGCGGTGCTGCTCGGCGGGATTCAGTCCATCGGGCGGATTACGGCCGGCTTCGTGCCCATGATGATCGTGGTCTATGTGGTCGCCGGCATCGTGGTGCTCATCATGAACATCTCCCAGGTGCCCGCGGCCTTCGGCGAGATCTTCTCCGCGGCGTTTACTGGCTCGTCTGCCGTCGGTGGCTTTGCTGGGGCGGGCATCATTGTTGCGGTGCAGATGGGTGTTGCCCGCGGCATCTTCTCCAACGAGTCCGGCATGGGCTCGGCCGCTATCGCGGCTGCTGCCGCGCGCACCACGCACCCGGTGCGCCAGGGCTTGGTGTCCATGACGCAGACGTTTATTGACACGATCATCGTCGTGTCCATCACTGGGCTGTGCATCGTCACCACGGGCGTGTGGGATCGGGGCCGCGACCAGGCAGGGTCCATGACGTCCGAGGCGTTTGCCACGGGCTTGCCGGGCCACTGGGGCGGCACGATTGTCTCCCTGTCCGTCATCTTCTTCGCGTTCTCCACGATCCTGGGCTGGTCCTACTATGGCGAGCGCTGCATCGTCGCGCTGCTGGGGCACAAAGCCTCCATGCCCTACCGGATGGTCTTTACGCTCATCGTCTTTGTGGGCGCCACCACGCAGCTGACGCTGGCGTGGACGTTCTCTGACCTTGCCAATGGTCTGATGGCGCTGCCCAACCTGGTGGGGCTGATCATCCTGGCGGGCCTGGTTGCGCGGGAGACGCGCAGCTACCTGACGTTCGATCCCAAGCTGTCTGCCTCGGCTGATGAGGTGCGCGGCCACATTGCGGCCACCGGCATGGATTGGAAGTAA
- a CDS encoding fluoride efflux transporter family protein yields the protein MLRDCLLAGLGAALGSLARWGLGEVIAQADLLLLAINIAGSAAMGWARPGVFWGKGVLGGVTSFSAFALVLSDAPLPHACAYGCATIVGAVGAWVLGDVCRQRVQA from the coding sequence ATGCTTCGCGATTGTCTGCTCGCCGGCCTCGGCGCCGCGCTGGGATCCCTGGCCCGCTGGGGACTCGGCGAGGTCATCGCGCAGGCCGATCTGCTGCTCCTGGCCATCAACATCGCGGGCTCTGCGGCGATGGGCTGGGCGCGCCCGGGGGTGTTCTGGGGCAAGGGAGTCCTCGGGGGGGTTACCAGCTTCTCCGCCTTCGCCCTCGTGCTTAGCGACGCCCCCCTCCCCCACGCCTGCGCCTATGGTTGCGCAACCATCGTCGGCGCCGTGGGCGCCTGGGTCCTCGGCGACGTGTGCCGGCAGCGGGTTCAGGCATGA
- a CDS encoding fluoride efflux transporter FluC, translated as MIAACCAVAGGGMIGGSARFVLAQRPGGVWGTWLANSLACLVLGVVTAAGAAGALVVLAAGTGFAGALSTWSTLAAELGARVRARRWASAAGYLAATVAAGVSLAGVGKLCGQLFF; from the coding sequence ATGATCGCGGCGTGCTGCGCCGTGGCCGGCGGCGGGATGATCGGCGGGAGCGCGCGCTTTGTCCTGGCGCAGCGCCCGGGCGGGGTGTGGGGGACGTGGCTGGCCAACTCGCTGGCCTGCCTGGTCTTGGGCGTTGTCACCGCCGCCGGCGCGGCGGGCGCGCTGGTGGTGCTGGCCGCCGGCACGGGGTTCGCCGGCGCGCTGTCGACCTGGTCGACGCTGGCCGCCGAGCTGGGCGCGCGCGTGCGGGCGCGGCGCTGGGCAAGCGCCGCGGGCTACCTTGCCGCAACAGTTGCTGCGGGGGTGAGCCTCGCGGGCGTCGGAAAGCTGTGTGGCCAGCTATTCTTCTGA
- a CDS encoding ABC transporter permease — MQTKDRALQKVGLRNVVAHKLRLALTVVAVVLGTAFIAGSFMFTKTLSNSFDQAVATTYDGVDVVVSAGQGQPGVSGTTRTVIMSDPKVDKVNVQSSTPVVMGNSKGEAFDFRGSANLSPWYTERDTVREPEKLVEGSNPTGSDEVLLNEKVARALDINVGDSIIMVDPQDRHDVTVVGIYEMAMDTGSVAGLRMDESAYLDEFTDGNYVSQVLLKAADGVSPDELMEHVSSVYSDVTADTGDNLAKETSQSIKTALSFVNYFLVAFGLVALLVGTFLIANTFSMIVAQRTREFALLRALGASRGQITRSVVLEAAIIGVIGSLVGIVVGVGLVAVIKAVLGARGLDLPGGGLGLSPTAVIFPLVLGTVVTVLSAWMPARRAGAVRPVEAMRTTETSSATSLHTRTIVGAAVAVAGLFALIIGVALTAGTGVRASLVGLGAVLVIVGYFLASPALTLPVVPALGRLLGKPFGQAGKLAATNSERNPRRSATTAFALTLGVALVTSIGMLGATMKDSVSDLIEREVAADFHLSGPTNGSFPLPAETVDTVKEVDGVGSVVEFYMGPVQVDGRSGIGFGMALTQVAEGDLVAATGAKTIEGSLDLDSRGFIADADFAAANGWSVGDEVELSSAVSTRKADVELVGTYEPGNSVLGPMVVSKTSAKDVIPQTALQLLSIGVLADGYVTHDTLRENLEDAVKDYLVVKVSDADDVAGESAQLVDQMLNVLYGLLALAVIIAVLGIVNTLTLNVIERRREIGMLRAVGAQRSHIRTMITLEAVQLAIFGAISGMILGLVLGWAFLKVLAGNGLATISVPYGQLVLMLLGSGVVGVLAALWPARRAAATPALDAISEE; from the coding sequence ATGCAGACGAAGGATCGCGCCCTCCAGAAGGTGGGCCTACGCAATGTAGTTGCGCATAAGCTGCGGCTTGCGCTGACTGTTGTTGCGGTGGTGCTGGGCACGGCGTTTATTGCCGGGTCGTTCATGTTCACTAAGACCCTGTCCAATAGTTTCGATCAGGCCGTGGCCACCACCTATGACGGGGTGGATGTGGTGGTGTCTGCGGGGCAGGGCCAGCCGGGGGTGTCGGGCACGACGCGGACCGTGATCATGTCCGATCCGAAGGTGGACAAGGTCAATGTTCAGTCCTCCACCCCGGTGGTGATGGGCAATAGTAAGGGGGAGGCGTTTGATTTCCGGGGTTCGGCAAACCTGTCGCCGTGGTACACCGAGCGCGATACTGTCCGGGAGCCGGAGAAGCTTGTGGAGGGCAGCAACCCGACGGGCTCGGATGAGGTGCTGCTCAATGAGAAGGTGGCCCGAGCTCTCGACATCAACGTGGGCGATAGCATCATCATGGTTGACCCGCAGGATCGTCACGATGTGACGGTGGTGGGCATCTATGAGATGGCCATGGATACCGGTTCCGTGGCAGGACTGCGGATGGATGAAAGCGCCTATCTGGATGAGTTCACCGACGGCAACTACGTCAGCCAGGTGCTGCTCAAGGCCGCCGACGGGGTGTCGCCGGACGAGCTGATGGAACACGTCAGTTCCGTGTATTCGGATGTCACCGCGGATACCGGCGACAATCTGGCCAAGGAGACCTCCCAGTCGATCAAGACGGCGCTGAGCTTTGTCAATTACTTCCTGGTGGCCTTTGGCCTGGTGGCGCTGTTGGTGGGCACGTTCTTGATTGCCAACACCTTCTCTATGATCGTCGCCCAGCGCACGCGGGAGTTCGCGCTGCTGCGCGCCTTGGGCGCCTCGCGCGGGCAGATTACCCGCTCGGTGGTTCTTGAGGCGGCGATCATCGGGGTGATCGGCTCTCTGGTGGGCATCGTCGTCGGCGTGGGGCTGGTGGCTGTGATCAAGGCCGTCCTGGGGGCCCGCGGTTTGGACCTGCCGGGCGGGGGCCTGGGACTGAGTCCCACAGCCGTGATCTTCCCGTTGGTGCTGGGAACCGTGGTTACGGTGCTGTCGGCGTGGATGCCGGCTCGCCGGGCCGGGGCGGTGCGCCCGGTTGAGGCGATGCGCACGACGGAGACGTCGTCAGCCACCTCGCTGCACACCCGCACCATCGTCGGTGCGGCCGTGGCGGTGGCCGGGCTGTTTGCCCTGATCATCGGCGTGGCCCTGACCGCGGGCACCGGGGTGCGTGCCAGCCTCGTGGGGCTGGGCGCCGTGCTGGTGATCGTGGGCTATTTCCTGGCGAGCCCCGCGCTGACCCTGCCGGTGGTGCCGGCGCTGGGTCGCCTGCTGGGTAAGCCCTTCGGGCAGGCCGGCAAGCTGGCCGCCACCAATTCGGAGCGCAACCCGCGCCGCAGCGCCACCACCGCGTTTGCTCTGACTTTGGGGGTGGCGCTGGTGACCTCTATTGGGATGTTGGGCGCGACGATGAAGGATTCCGTCTCGGACCTCATCGAGCGGGAGGTGGCCGCCGATTTCCATCTCTCCGGTCCCACCAATGGGTCGTTCCCGCTGCCCGCTGAGACGGTAGATACCGTCAAGGAGGTCGACGGGGTGGGCTCCGTGGTGGAGTTCTACATGGGCCCGGTGCAGGTTGATGGCCGTTCGGGCATCGGCTTTGGCATGGCTTTGACCCAGGTGGCAGAAGGCGACCTGGTGGCCGCCACGGGGGCGAAGACCATTGAGGGCAGCCTGGATCTGGATTCCCGGGGCTTTATTGCAGACGCAGACTTCGCCGCAGCGAACGGCTGGTCCGTCGGCGACGAGGTGGAGCTCAGTTCCGCGGTGTCCACCCGCAAGGCCGATGTTGAGTTGGTGGGCACCTATGAGCCGGGCAACTCGGTGCTTGGGCCGATGGTGGTGTCAAAGACCAGCGCCAAGGACGTCATCCCGCAGACCGCCCTCCAGCTGCTGAGCATCGGGGTGCTGGCGGACGGCTACGTCACCCATGACACCTTGCGCGAAAACCTTGAGGACGCGGTCAAGGACTACCTGGTGGTCAAGGTCAGCGACGCTGACGATGTCGCCGGCGAGTCCGCCCAGCTGGTCGACCAGATGCTCAACGTTCTCTACGGGCTGCTGGCGCTGGCGGTGATCATCGCGGTGCTGGGCATCGTCAATACCTTGACGCTCAACGTCATCGAACGGCGCCGCGAGATCGGCATGCTGCGGGCCGTGGGTGCGCAGCGCAGCCACATCCGCACCATGATCACCCTGGAGGCGGTACAGCTGGCCATCTTCGGCGCGATCTCCGGAATGATCCTGGGCCTGGTGCTGGGCTGGGCCTTCCTCAAGGTCCTCGCGGGCAACGGCCTGGCCACCATCTCCGTGCCCTACGGCCAGCTGGTGCTCATGCTGCTCGGCTCCGGCGTGGTGGGCGTGCTTGCGGCCCTGTGGCCTGCGCGCCGCGCCGCGGCCACCCCCGCCCTCGACGCGATCTCAGAAGAATAG
- a CDS encoding ABC transporter ATP-binding protein gives MSGGGVDKQPHGQAAAYARALYKRYGQGDTAVVALGGVDVDFARGQFTAIMGPSGSGKSTLMHCMAGLDSATSGSVFIGETDLSKLGDKEMTALRRERLGFIFQSFNLVPTLTAAENITLPLDIAGTEVDQAWFEQITQRLGLADRLDHRPAELSGGQQQRVACARALVSRPEIIFGDEPTGNLDSNSSAEVMNILRTSVDQDGQTVVIVTHDARAASYADRVVFLADGMIVNELRTPSMDQILAAMSGIER, from the coding sequence GTGAGCGGTGGGGGCGTCGATAAGCAACCTCATGGGCAGGCGGCCGCCTATGCTCGGGCGCTGTACAAGCGCTACGGGCAGGGCGATACTGCGGTTGTGGCACTGGGGGGCGTCGATGTGGACTTCGCGCGCGGGCAGTTTACCGCCATCATGGGCCCGTCGGGGTCGGGTAAGTCGACTCTCATGCACTGCATGGCGGGGCTGGATTCGGCGACGTCGGGGTCGGTGTTTATCGGGGAGACGGATTTGTCCAAGCTTGGCGATAAGGAGATGACGGCGCTGCGGCGGGAGCGGCTGGGATTCATTTTCCAGTCGTTTAACCTCGTTCCTACTTTGACGGCGGCGGAGAATATTACGTTGCCGCTGGATATTGCGGGCACTGAGGTTGATCAGGCGTGGTTTGAGCAGATTACCCAGCGTTTGGGCTTGGCTGATCGCCTGGATCACCGCCCCGCGGAGTTGTCTGGCGGCCAGCAGCAGCGCGTGGCGTGTGCGCGCGCGTTGGTGTCGCGCCCGGAGATTATTTTCGGCGATGAGCCGACCGGCAATTTGGATTCCAATTCTTCGGCCGAGGTGATGAACATTTTGCGCACTTCGGTGGATCAGGATGGGCAGACCGTGGTGATCGTTACCCATGATGCGCGGGCGGCGTCGTACGCGGACCGGGTGGTGTTCCTGGCTGACGGGATGATCGTCAATGAGCTGCGCACGCCCAGCATGGATCAGATTTTGGCCGCGATGAGCGGCATCGAGCGCTAG